Proteins encoded within one genomic window of Solea senegalensis isolate Sse05_10M linkage group LG11, IFAPA_SoseM_1, whole genome shotgun sequence:
- the fam43b gene encoding protein FAM43B: MLPWKRNKFVLVEEEAKNKTNSLGTGFTYHSILSSLLRSCPDLLPDCPFNWVGSIFHTKRQKVELNKEEPVYNVRYLGSVVTIMAKGDGCTQDAVAKIWARSNYGEQSVKMRLTVGPQGIRMSVDKYGKKKPLHLYSLNRITYCTADPCRPKILAWIYRHQVKNMAVVLRCHAVLLSKPEKAQAISHSLYQIATSAFSEFKRLKRQSDFRHCQQQLLGEEAVPLMPLRRLLNGQCHYRPPADNPGSATRLCSITEEDEEEENYMDSRDTKVEVEEQQEKQRILTTNTDPTQLLSELDIGDIARLEQCQINFVSDSNNNTFTFITSLV, from the coding sequence ATGCTGCCCTGGAAGAGGAATAAGTTTGTtttggtggaggaggaagcCAAGAATAAAACCAACAGCCTAGGGACGGGGTTTACCTACCactccatcctctcctctctgctacGCTCCTGTCCTGACTTGCTGCCCGACTGCCCCTTCAACTGGGTGGGCAGTATCTTCCACACCAAACGGCAAAAGGTGGAACTGAACAAAGAGGAGCCTGTTTACAATGTGCGCTATCTGGGGAGTGTGGTTACCATTATGGCAAAGGGAGACGGCTGCACCCAGGACGCAGTTGCCAAAATCTGGGCTCGGAGCAACTATGGGGAGCAGAGTGTCAAGATGAGGTTAACAGTGGGGCCCCAAGGCATCAGAATGAGTGTGGACAAATATGGGAAAAAGAAACCCCTTCATCTTTACTCTTTGAACAGAATCACTTATTGCACCGCTGACCCATGCCGGCCCAAGATCCTGGCCTGGATCTACAGGCACCAAGTCAAGAACATGGCAGTGGTGCTTCGGTGCCACGCCGTCCTGCTCAGCAAGCCAGAGAAGGCACAAGCCATCTCCCACAGTCTCTACCAAATCGCCACCTCCGCCTTCAGTGAGTTCAAGCGGCTGAAGCGTCAAAGCGATTTCCGGCActgccagcagcagctgctgggcGAGGAGGCGGTGCCCCTGATGCCACTGAGGAGGCTACTGAACGGGCAGTGCCACTACAGACCACCTGCTGACAACCCCGGCAGTGCCACCCGACTCTGTTCCATCAccgaggaagacgaggaggaggagaattaCATGGACAGCAGAGATACGAAGGTGGAGGTAGAGGAGCAGCAAGAGAAACAGCGGATTTTGACTACAAACACAGACCCAACTCAGTTATTATCAGAGTTGGACATTGGAGATATTGCCAGATTGGAGCAGTGCCAAATCAACTTTGTCAgcgacagcaacaacaacacgttTACGTTTATAACCTCTCTGGTGTGA
- the mul1b gene encoding mitochondrial ubiquitin ligase activator of NFKB 1: MDSSGKPSTAQIVVLATSSALTALFYSMYKSRATTVARLKEAKKVAIDHNLKNFLSETPGRCVPYAVIEGVVRNVKETLSSQFVDNCKGVIERLTLKEEKMVWNRTTHLWNSTEKVIHQRTNTVPFALGSHDDDVATTVRVIRPLDAADLDLETTYENFHPTVQSLSSVIGHFISGERPKGIHETEEMLRLGDSVTGVGELVLDNNLIKLQPPKQGLCYFLTRLDYESLLKKQGQSVRLWRILALLSGIAACSTLIFILWKKFVHHRQSKKERRILEEFKEQQKKRKRELNIEESSVSPTSCAICLSRERSCVFLECGHVCACAPCYDALPQPKKCPICRATIDRAVPLYNS; the protein is encoded by the exons ATGGACTCCAGTGGAAAACCCTCAACTGCACAGATTGTGGTGTTAGCCACCAGCTCAGCTCTGACTGCCCTTTTCTACTCCATGTACAAAAGCAGAGCCACGACAGTTGCTAGATTAAAG GAAGCCAAGAAAGTGGCCATTGACCACAATTTGAAAAATTTCCTGTCTGAAACCCCTGGACGATGTGTCCCATATGCTGTCATAGAAG GTGTGGTGAGAAATGTGAAGGAAACTCTCAGCAGTCAGTTTGTTGATAACTGCAAAGGCGTCATCGAAAGACTGACACTGAAGGAGGAAAAGATGGTGTGGAACCGCACCACTCATCTCTG GAACAGCACAGAGAAAGTCATTCACCAGCGCACCAACACCGTTCCATTTGCCCTCGGGTCTCATGACGATGATGTTGCTACCACAGTCCGGGTTATACGCCCTCTGGATGCTGCAGACTTGGACTTGGAGACCACGTACGAGAACTTCCACCCCACGGTCCAGTCCCTGTCCTCTGTTATTGGCCACTTCATCAGTGGAGAACGACCCAAGGGCATCCATGAAACAGAGGAGATGCTGCGGCTGGGAGACAGTGTCACGGGAGTGGGAGAGCTGGTCCTAGATAACAACCTCATCAAGCTCCAACCTCCCAAGCAGGGTCTGTGTTACTTCCTTACCCGCCTGGACTATGAGTCTCTGCTGAAGAAGCAGGGACAAAGTGTCAGACTGTGGAGGATTTTGGCTCTTCTCTCAGGCATCGCTGCCTGTTCCACGCTCATTTTCATCCTGTGGAAGAAATTTGTGCACCACAGACAGAGTAAGAAGGAGCGAAGAATCCTCGAGGAGTTCAAGGAGCAACAGAAGAAACGGAAGCGTGAACTTAACATAGAGGAGAGCAGCGTGTCACCCACCAGCTGTGCTATTTGTCTGAGCCGCGAGCGCTCCTGTGTGTTCCTGGAGTGTGGCCACGTGTGTGCCTGTGCTCCGTGCTACGATGCCCTGCCACAGCCAAAGAAATGCCCCATCTGCAGGGCAACTATAGACAGAGCCGTGCCTCTTTACAATAGTTAA